From Carya illinoinensis cultivar Pawnee chromosome 5, C.illinoinensisPawnee_v1, whole genome shotgun sequence, one genomic window encodes:
- the LOC122311587 gene encoding ACT domain-containing protein ACR4-like isoform X2 — protein MAYISEFNMSFSHDMDDEYEKLRRRMNPPRVVIDNEACKNATVIRVDRANKHGILLEVVQVLIDLDLIITKAYISSDGGWFMDVFNVTDQDGNKVTDDGILDYIRKSLGPDSCFTSCMRSVGVKPSMDHTAIELTGSDRPGLLSEVSAVLTHLKCNVVSAEVWTHNTRAAAVMHVTDKETGCAITNPERLSRIKELLCNVLKGSNKFSGAKTVVSHGITHTERRLHQMMFADRDYERADDNAPDDKQRPNVNVDNWYDKGYSVVTIRSKDRPKLLFDTVCTLTDMQYVVFHANIDAEGPEAYQEYYIRHINGSPVKSDAERERVIQCIEAAIERRISEGLKLELCTTDRVGLLSDVTRIIRENSLTVTRAEVTTKAGQAVNTFYVRDASGYPVDSKTIDSLRQAIGQTVLKVKSPKDLKPVSQESTTRFLFGGLFKSKSLVNFGLG, from the exons ATGG CTTATATTTCGGAGTTCAACATGAGCTTTTCACATGACATGGATGATGAATATGAGAAACTCCGTCGGAGAATGAATCCACCCAG GGTTGTAATTGATAATGAGGCCTGCAAGAATGCAACCGTCATAAGG GTTGACAGGGCAAACAAACACGGAATTCTTCTCGAAGTAGTACAAGTCCTAATTGACCTTGACCTTATCATAACCAAAGCTTACATATCTTCTGATGGTGGATGGTTTATGGATG TCTTTAATGTCACCGATCAAGATGGAAATAAGGTTACAGATGACGGAATTTTAGACTATATTCGAAAG TCTCTTGGTCCAGATTCATGCTTTACATCCTGTATGAGATCTGTTGGGGTTAAACCATCAATGGACCACACTGCAATTGAGCTAACTGGAAGTGACAGACCGGGACTACTTTCTGAAGTGTCTGCTGTGCTCACGCATCTTAAATGCAATGTAGTGAGTGCAGAGGTCTGGACACACAACACTCGGGCTGCAGCTGTGATGCACGTGACTGACAAGGAAACAGGGTGTGCAATTACGAATCCAGAGAGACTATCTAGGATCAAGGAACTTCTCTGTAATGTACTTAAGGGCAGCAACAAATTCAGTGGAGCTAAGACTGTGGTTTCCCATGGGATTACACATACTGAGAGAAGGCTTCACCAGATGATGTTTGCCGATAGGGATTATGAACGAGCTGACGACAATGCCCCAGATGATAAGCAAAGACCTAACGTGAATGTTGACAATTGGTATGATAAAGGCTACTCTGTGGTCACAATCCGGAGCAAAGATAGGCCGAAGCTTCTCTTCGATACAGTTTGCACATTGACAGACATGCAATATGTGGTTTTTCATGCAAATATTGATGCCGAGGGGCCAGAAGCTTATCAG GAATACTATATCCGGCATATTAATGGATCCCCTGTGAAATCAGATGcggagagagaaagagttatACAATGTATTGAAGCTGCCATCGAGAGAAGAATATCTGAG GGCTTGAAGCTAGAACTCTGCACTACAGACAGAGTCGGGCTGCTATCTGATGTCACTCGCATCATCCGTGAAAATAGCCTCACTGTCACAAGAGCAGAAGTTACAACTAAAGCGGGCCAAGCTGTTAATACATTCTATGTTCGTGATGCATCAGGGTATCCTGTCGATTCTAAGACTATAGATTCCCTCCGGCAAGCGATTGGCCAGACTGTGCTTAAAGTGAAAAGCCCCAAAGACTTGAAACCTGTCTCTCAGGAGTCTACAACTAGGTTCCTCTTTGGTGGTCTTTTCAAGTCTAAATCCCTTGTTAACTTTGGGCTTGGTTAG
- the LOC122311587 gene encoding ACT domain-containing protein ACR4-like isoform X1, which produces MPSWLSLRFSLAYISEFNMSFSHDMDDEYEKLRRRMNPPRVVIDNEACKNATVIRVDRANKHGILLEVVQVLIDLDLIITKAYISSDGGWFMDVFNVTDQDGNKVTDDGILDYIRKSLGPDSCFTSCMRSVGVKPSMDHTAIELTGSDRPGLLSEVSAVLTHLKCNVVSAEVWTHNTRAAAVMHVTDKETGCAITNPERLSRIKELLCNVLKGSNKFSGAKTVVSHGITHTERRLHQMMFADRDYERADDNAPDDKQRPNVNVDNWYDKGYSVVTIRSKDRPKLLFDTVCTLTDMQYVVFHANIDAEGPEAYQEYYIRHINGSPVKSDAERERVIQCIEAAIERRISEGLKLELCTTDRVGLLSDVTRIIRENSLTVTRAEVTTKAGQAVNTFYVRDASGYPVDSKTIDSLRQAIGQTVLKVKSPKDLKPVSQESTTRFLFGGLFKSKSLVNFGLG; this is translated from the exons ATGCCTTCGTGGTTATCCTTACGTTTTAGTCTCG CTTATATTTCGGAGTTCAACATGAGCTTTTCACATGACATGGATGATGAATATGAGAAACTCCGTCGGAGAATGAATCCACCCAG GGTTGTAATTGATAATGAGGCCTGCAAGAATGCAACCGTCATAAGG GTTGACAGGGCAAACAAACACGGAATTCTTCTCGAAGTAGTACAAGTCCTAATTGACCTTGACCTTATCATAACCAAAGCTTACATATCTTCTGATGGTGGATGGTTTATGGATG TCTTTAATGTCACCGATCAAGATGGAAATAAGGTTACAGATGACGGAATTTTAGACTATATTCGAAAG TCTCTTGGTCCAGATTCATGCTTTACATCCTGTATGAGATCTGTTGGGGTTAAACCATCAATGGACCACACTGCAATTGAGCTAACTGGAAGTGACAGACCGGGACTACTTTCTGAAGTGTCTGCTGTGCTCACGCATCTTAAATGCAATGTAGTGAGTGCAGAGGTCTGGACACACAACACTCGGGCTGCAGCTGTGATGCACGTGACTGACAAGGAAACAGGGTGTGCAATTACGAATCCAGAGAGACTATCTAGGATCAAGGAACTTCTCTGTAATGTACTTAAGGGCAGCAACAAATTCAGTGGAGCTAAGACTGTGGTTTCCCATGGGATTACACATACTGAGAGAAGGCTTCACCAGATGATGTTTGCCGATAGGGATTATGAACGAGCTGACGACAATGCCCCAGATGATAAGCAAAGACCTAACGTGAATGTTGACAATTGGTATGATAAAGGCTACTCTGTGGTCACAATCCGGAGCAAAGATAGGCCGAAGCTTCTCTTCGATACAGTTTGCACATTGACAGACATGCAATATGTGGTTTTTCATGCAAATATTGATGCCGAGGGGCCAGAAGCTTATCAG GAATACTATATCCGGCATATTAATGGATCCCCTGTGAAATCAGATGcggagagagaaagagttatACAATGTATTGAAGCTGCCATCGAGAGAAGAATATCTGAG GGCTTGAAGCTAGAACTCTGCACTACAGACAGAGTCGGGCTGCTATCTGATGTCACTCGCATCATCCGTGAAAATAGCCTCACTGTCACAAGAGCAGAAGTTACAACTAAAGCGGGCCAAGCTGTTAATACATTCTATGTTCGTGATGCATCAGGGTATCCTGTCGATTCTAAGACTATAGATTCCCTCCGGCAAGCGATTGGCCAGACTGTGCTTAAAGTGAAAAGCCCCAAAGACTTGAAACCTGTCTCTCAGGAGTCTACAACTAGGTTCCTCTTTGGTGGTCTTTTCAAGTCTAAATCCCTTGTTAACTTTGGGCTTGGTTAG
- the LOC122311587 gene encoding ACT domain-containing protein ACR4-like isoform X3, whose protein sequence is MSFSHDMDDEYEKLRRRMNPPRVVIDNEACKNATVIRVDRANKHGILLEVVQVLIDLDLIITKAYISSDGGWFMDVFNVTDQDGNKVTDDGILDYIRKSLGPDSCFTSCMRSVGVKPSMDHTAIELTGSDRPGLLSEVSAVLTHLKCNVVSAEVWTHNTRAAAVMHVTDKETGCAITNPERLSRIKELLCNVLKGSNKFSGAKTVVSHGITHTERRLHQMMFADRDYERADDNAPDDKQRPNVNVDNWYDKGYSVVTIRSKDRPKLLFDTVCTLTDMQYVVFHANIDAEGPEAYQEYYIRHINGSPVKSDAERERVIQCIEAAIERRISEGLKLELCTTDRVGLLSDVTRIIRENSLTVTRAEVTTKAGQAVNTFYVRDASGYPVDSKTIDSLRQAIGQTVLKVKSPKDLKPVSQESTTRFLFGGLFKSKSLVNFGLG, encoded by the exons ATGAGCTTTTCACATGACATGGATGATGAATATGAGAAACTCCGTCGGAGAATGAATCCACCCAG GGTTGTAATTGATAATGAGGCCTGCAAGAATGCAACCGTCATAAGG GTTGACAGGGCAAACAAACACGGAATTCTTCTCGAAGTAGTACAAGTCCTAATTGACCTTGACCTTATCATAACCAAAGCTTACATATCTTCTGATGGTGGATGGTTTATGGATG TCTTTAATGTCACCGATCAAGATGGAAATAAGGTTACAGATGACGGAATTTTAGACTATATTCGAAAG TCTCTTGGTCCAGATTCATGCTTTACATCCTGTATGAGATCTGTTGGGGTTAAACCATCAATGGACCACACTGCAATTGAGCTAACTGGAAGTGACAGACCGGGACTACTTTCTGAAGTGTCTGCTGTGCTCACGCATCTTAAATGCAATGTAGTGAGTGCAGAGGTCTGGACACACAACACTCGGGCTGCAGCTGTGATGCACGTGACTGACAAGGAAACAGGGTGTGCAATTACGAATCCAGAGAGACTATCTAGGATCAAGGAACTTCTCTGTAATGTACTTAAGGGCAGCAACAAATTCAGTGGAGCTAAGACTGTGGTTTCCCATGGGATTACACATACTGAGAGAAGGCTTCACCAGATGATGTTTGCCGATAGGGATTATGAACGAGCTGACGACAATGCCCCAGATGATAAGCAAAGACCTAACGTGAATGTTGACAATTGGTATGATAAAGGCTACTCTGTGGTCACAATCCGGAGCAAAGATAGGCCGAAGCTTCTCTTCGATACAGTTTGCACATTGACAGACATGCAATATGTGGTTTTTCATGCAAATATTGATGCCGAGGGGCCAGAAGCTTATCAG GAATACTATATCCGGCATATTAATGGATCCCCTGTGAAATCAGATGcggagagagaaagagttatACAATGTATTGAAGCTGCCATCGAGAGAAGAATATCTGAG GGCTTGAAGCTAGAACTCTGCACTACAGACAGAGTCGGGCTGCTATCTGATGTCACTCGCATCATCCGTGAAAATAGCCTCACTGTCACAAGAGCAGAAGTTACAACTAAAGCGGGCCAAGCTGTTAATACATTCTATGTTCGTGATGCATCAGGGTATCCTGTCGATTCTAAGACTATAGATTCCCTCCGGCAAGCGATTGGCCAGACTGTGCTTAAAGTGAAAAGCCCCAAAGACTTGAAACCTGTCTCTCAGGAGTCTACAACTAGGTTCCTCTTTGGTGGTCTTTTCAAGTCTAAATCCCTTGTTAACTTTGGGCTTGGTTAG
- the LOC122310107 gene encoding uncharacterized protein LOC122310107: MEESSTAEFPGFQTFHKDDFVFGRSLSRLQRRAPSPLQLKPKVPSACNGAAAKSFVGTSNSSSSSSSSSSLNSFYYSKDPIPLLSPLVSPSLLESAYVQEGNTTKSH; encoded by the coding sequence ATGGAGGAGTCTAGTACTGCCGAGTTTCCTGGCTTCCAAACATTTCATAAGGATGACTTCGTATTTGGAAGATCTTTAAGCCGTTTGCAAAGGCGAGCTCCCTCCCCTCTTCAGCTTAAACCTAAAGTCCCTTCGGCATGCAATGGTGCAGCAGCGAAATCATTTGTGGGCACTTCAaattcctcttcttcatcatcatcatcatcttcattgaACTCTTTCTATTACAGTAAAGATCCCATACCTCTACTTTCGCCTCTGGTGTCGCCTTCTTTGCTTGAATCTGCCTATGTTCAAGAGGGAAATACAACCAAATCCCATTGA